A single Arcobacter sp. FWKO B DNA region contains:
- a CDS encoding helix-turn-helix domain-containing protein codes for MQNKHIGSDFDEFLREEDIYEEAKDIAIKRVIAYQLELEMKAQKITKTKMAEMMNTSRAVVNRLLNPDNTSLTLNTLELATKVLGKKLNISIT; via the coding sequence ATGCAAAATAAACACATAGGTAGTGATTTTGATGAATTTTTAAGAGAAGAAGACATCTACGAAGAAGCCAAAGACATAGCAATAAAAAGGGTCATTGCATACCAACTAGAACTTGAAATGAAAGCACAAAAAATTACAAAAACAAAAATGGCTGAAATGATGAATACAAGCAGAGCCGTAGTAAATAGATTACTCAATCCTGATAATACTTCTCTAACTTTAAACACACTAGAACTAGCTACGAAGGTATTGGGGAAGAAGTTAAATATATCTATTACTTAA
- a CDS encoding ORF6N domain-containing protein, with the protein MNTLIINENSIKDKIYNIRNLQVMLDRDLAELYGVETKHINQAVRNNQDKFMDDFYFELTNNEFEDLRSNFLTTNFSKTRTNPKVFTEQGIYMLATILKSKVASQVTVYIIKTFANMRKLIYQNISMFERFERIENRLTIHDMNFDKLFEALEDKTSKPSQGIFYDGQIYDAYSFANDLLKSAKNEIILIDNYIDDTVLTIFSKIPNIKVTIYTNTIPKQLKLDFEKYQKQYQNVELKIFKNSHDRFIILDKKEVYHLGASLKDLGKKWFAFSKMNFVVNELIEKTS; encoded by the coding sequence ATGAATACTTTAATCATAAATGAAAATAGTATTAAAGATAAAATATATAATATTAGAAATCTTCAAGTTATGCTTGATAGAGATTTGGCTGAGCTTTATGGTGTTGAAACAAAACATATAAATCAAGCAGTTCGTAATAATCAAGATAAATTTATGGATGACTTTTATTTTGAATTGACGAATAATGAGTTTGAAGATTTGCGGTCAAATTTTTTGACCACAAATTTCTCTAAAACAAGAACAAATCCAAAAGTTTTTACAGAGCAAGGAATTTATATGTTAGCAACTATTTTGAAAAGTAAAGTTGCCTCACAAGTTACTGTTTATATCATAAAAACTTTTGCAAATATGAGAAAACTAATTTATCAAAATATTTCTATGTTTGAACGATTTGAAAGAATAGAAAATAGATTAACCATTCATGATATGAATTTTGATAAACTTTTTGAAGCTTTGGAAGATAAAACTTCAAAACCAAGTCAAGGTATCTTTTATGATGGGCAAATCTATGATGCCTATTCCTTTGCTAACGATTTACTAAAATCTGCTAAAAATGAAATCATTTTGATAGATAATTATATAGATGACACGGTTTTAACAATCTTTTCTAAAATACCAAATATAAAAGTAACAATATACACAAATACTATCCCAAAGCAACTCAAACTTGACTTTGAGAAGTATCAAAAACAATATCAAAATGTAGAACTAAAAATATTTAAAAACTCCCATGATAGATTTATAATATTAGATAAAAAGGAAGTTTATCATCTTGGAGCAAGTCTGAAAGACCTTGGCAAAAAATGGTTCGCATTTTCAAAGATGAATTTCGTTGTAAATGAGTTGATTGAAAAGACAAGTTAA
- a CDS encoding thioredoxin domain-containing protein — MNRLALEDSPYLQQHKNNPFDWYPWGDEAFSKAKKENKPIFLSIGYSSCHWCHVMEEEVFEDETIAKLVNESFVCIKLDKEERPDIDKYYQNLFTMLNGRGGGWPLSIFMTSELKPFYSATYIPPSNFVQIIDYFAKEYQNNLEELTTKATQINSLAKMLHKPNGTIVFDDSFVEICSSNLEKSHDKFYGGFFHAPKFPHTSSINLAIKLYTITKDEELKQIALHTLQNMSKGGLYDIVDSGFCRYSVDEIWLVPHFEKMTYDNGLLIESYLNGYFISGDVYFLDIATKCSDFMLSRMSQNGLFYSASDADSMDKNGHKEEGAYFAYEYEELSSHFDDATLKLLGVSKNGNFEGKNIIRNEELAKIDNKIIQKLQDLRVDKPYPFIDKKVITAWNAMMIKSLFILSRTKSSYLSLAIQSVDSLIDMMWIGNKLYHSKLINSSNPPIIEGFLEDYAYLADCLLEAYKTTLDTKYFDLALKLVDIAIEKFDANGRWFFSVDEFMTECDFFDGSYPSPVGIMLQNLLTLGSIKNPKYLQIAHKTIEFYSSFIAKEPTSFASISLGVLRILKDDYIIKSNQENLRNIIDKIDLLDKPFVYLYENESEKYDICGQSGCFGQLDKLF; from the coding sequence ATGAATAGATTGGCACTTGAAGACTCACCATATCTTCAACAACACAAAAACAACCCTTTTGATTGGTATCCTTGGGGTGATGAGGCTTTTAGCAAAGCAAAAAAAGAGAATAAACCTATATTTTTATCTATAGGATACAGCTCATGTCACTGGTGTCATGTGATGGAAGAAGAAGTTTTTGAAGATGAGACGATAGCAAAGCTTGTAAATGAATCGTTTGTATGTATCAAGCTAGACAAAGAAGAACGCCCAGATATAGACAAATACTACCAAAACTTATTTACAATGCTAAATGGCAGAGGCGGAGGATGGCCACTTTCTATATTTATGACAAGTGAACTAAAGCCTTTTTATAGTGCTACTTATATCCCACCGTCAAATTTTGTACAAATTATAGATTATTTTGCCAAAGAGTATCAAAACAACCTTGAAGAACTAACCACAAAAGCAACCCAAATCAACTCACTAGCAAAAATGCTTCACAAACCAAATGGCACTATAGTCTTTGATGATAGTTTCGTAGAGATTTGTAGCTCAAATTTAGAAAAAAGCCATGATAAGTTTTATGGTGGATTCTTCCATGCTCCCAAATTCCCACACACATCATCTATCAACTTAGCCATCAAACTATACACCATCACCAAAGATGAAGAATTAAAGCAAATCGCACTTCATACACTTCAAAATATGAGCAAAGGTGGGCTTTATGACATAGTTGATAGTGGATTTTGTAGATACAGCGTAGATGAAATCTGGCTAGTGCCTCATTTTGAAAAGATGACTTATGATAATGGACTTTTGATTGAGAGCTATCTAAACGGCTATTTTATTTCAGGGGATGTTTACTTTTTGGATATTGCTACTAAGTGTAGTGATTTTATGCTCTCTCGGATGTCACAAAATGGGCTTTTTTATAGTGCAAGTGATGCTGATAGTATGGACAAAAATGGTCACAAAGAAGAAGGGGCATATTTTGCCTATGAATATGAAGAACTTTCAAGCCATTTTGATGATGCCACACTCAAGCTTCTTGGTGTTTCAAAAAATGGCAATTTTGAAGGTAAAAATATCATCAGAAATGAAGAGTTGGCAAAAATTGACAATAAAATCATACAAAAACTTCAAGATTTAAGAGTTGACAAACCCTACCCTTTCATCGACAAAAAAGTCATAACAGCGTGGAATGCGATGATGATAAAATCACTTTTTATACTATCAAGAACCAAATCATCATATCTTAGTCTTGCCATCCAATCAGTTGATTCACTCATCGATATGATGTGGATAGGAAACAAACTCTACCACTCCAAGCTAATAAATTCTAGTAATCCACCTATAATAGAAGGATTTTTGGAAGATTATGCTTATTTGGCTGATTGTTTGCTAGAAGCTTACAAAACTACACTTGATACCAAATATTTTGATTTAGCTTTGAAGTTGGTAGATATTGCCATAGAGAAATTTGATGCAAATGGAAGATGGTTTTTTAGTGTGGATGAGTTTATGACAGAGTGTGATTTCTTTGATGGCTCATATCCAAGTCCTGTGGGTATAATGCTTCAAAATCTTCTTACATTAGGGAGCATAAAAAACCCAAAATATCTCCAAATCGCACACAAAACAATAGAGTTTTATTCATCATTTATAGCCAAAGAACCTACAAGTTTTGCTAGTATTTCTTTGGGTGTTTTGAGAATCTTAAAAGATGACTACATCATCAAATCAAACCAAGAAAATCTAAGAAATATCATTGATAAGATAGATTTACTTGATAAGCCATTTGTGTATCTATATGAAAATGAGTCTGAAAAATATGACATTTGTGGTCAAAGTGGATGTTTTGGGCAGTTAGATAAGTTGTTTTAG
- a CDS encoding DUF2238 domain-containing protein, giving the protein MILDNIKWHNILLYLLIIIFVAVWIWSGIAPYDRGDWILENLLVFIVVILMLGIIKKFRFSTISYIMIVAFLIIHSIGSHYTYALVPYEVWLDECCGWSLNEFMGWERNHFDRLVHFLFGLLCTYPMVEIFARALPQLTKQWCWFFAVQSITAMSVLYELVEWGVAIVFGGELGMHYLGIQGDIWDAHSDMLLAIIGAFLAWFIAYIIEKIK; this is encoded by the coding sequence TTGATATTAGATAATATAAAATGGCATAACATACTTCTATATCTCCTAATTATTATCTTTGTTGCTGTTTGGATTTGGTCAGGCATCGCACCTTATGATAGGGGAGATTGGATACTTGAAAATCTTTTAGTTTTCATTGTTGTTATTCTTATGCTTGGGATTATCAAAAAATTTAGATTTTCTACAATATCTTATATCATGATAGTTGCATTTCTTATTATCCATTCTATAGGCTCTCACTATACTTATGCTTTGGTTCCTTATGAAGTATGGCTTGATGAGTGTTGTGGTTGGAGTCTCAATGAATTTATGGGTTGGGAGCGAAATCATTTTGATAGGCTTGTGCATTTTTTATTTGGTTTGCTTTGTACTTATCCAATGGTAGAAATTTTTGCAAGAGCTTTGCCTCAACTTACTAAACAATGGTGTTGGTTCTTTGCTGTACAAAGCATTACAGCTATGTCTGTTTTATATGAGCTTGTTGAGTGGGGTGTGGCAATTGTTTTTGGTGGTGAGCTTGGTATGCACTATCTTGGCATCCAAGGCGATATCTGGGATGCACATAGTGATATGCTCTTGGCTATCATAGGGGCTTTTTTGGCTTGGTTTATAGCCTATATAATAGAAAAAATCAAGTGA
- a CDS encoding type II toxin-antitoxin system RelE/ParE family toxin, whose translation MSKIIAVKFYKTDSGNEPVKEWLYSLEKDERKIIGTDIQTVEFGFPIGMPLVKKIDTKNQLWEVRSHLNSDKIARVIFTIYKDCMILLHGFIKKEQKLPEKDKNIAIVRRKNIDIGECNAK comes from the coding sequence ATGAGTAAGATAATTGCTGTAAAGTTTTATAAAACTGATTCAGGCAATGAACCTGTAAAAGAGTGGCTTTATTCTTTAGAAAAAGATGAAAGAAAAATTATAGGTACAGATATTCAAACAGTAGAATTTGGGTTTCCTATTGGTATGCCGTTAGTGAAAAAGATTGATACAAAAAATCAACTATGGGAAGTAAGAAGTCATCTTAACTCTGATAAAATTGCAAGAGTAATTTTCACAATTTACAAAGATTGTATGATTTTATTACATGGCTTTATCAAAAAAGAACAAAAATTGCCAGAAAAAGACAAAAATATAGCGATAGTAAGAAGAAAAAATATTGACATTGGAGAATGTAATGCAAAATAA
- a CDS encoding ElyC/SanA/YdcF family protein encodes MDIGFILKKFIGGLFMPMSIVFVLGIIGLLFLFFKSYNRAKLFLTLSFLTLFVFSYNPISNALISNLEYANKSLLEVPKDIKYIAVLGSGHTSNDNLSIISQMDESSLARVSEGVSLYHKTNGAKLIFSGYSGNDNVPHAFMQKDLALELGVKEEDIITFANPKDTYEEAVAIKELLGNEPFVLVTSAFHMSRAIDTFHLVGLSPIPAPTGHKSSNVDYLKRPSSHEMQKSEMAIWEYLGLLFNKLKQLI; translated from the coding sequence ATGGATATAGGCTTTATTCTCAAAAAATTTATAGGTGGCTTATTTATGCCTATGAGTATAGTTTTTGTACTTGGTATAATAGGGCTGTTGTTCTTGTTTTTCAAATCATACAATAGAGCAAAGCTATTTTTGACACTCTCTTTTTTGACTCTTTTTGTTTTTAGTTATAATCCTATTTCAAATGCACTTATTAGTAATTTGGAGTATGCAAATAAGTCACTTTTAGAAGTTCCAAAAGATATAAAATATATAGCAGTTCTTGGAAGTGGGCATACAAGTAATGATAATCTAAGCATTATATCACAAATGGATGAGTCATCTTTGGCAAGGGTGAGTGAGGGTGTGTCGCTATATCATAAAACAAATGGTGCAAAACTAATATTTTCAGGATATAGTGGAAATGATAATGTGCCACATGCTTTTATGCAAAAAGATTTAGCACTTGAGCTAGGTGTAAAAGAAGAAGATATTATCACATTTGCAAATCCAAAAGATACTTATGAAGAAGCAGTTGCTATCAAAGAGCTACTTGGAAATGAACCTTTTGTTTTGGTTACAAGTGCTTTTCATATGAGTAGAGCAATAGACACTTTCCATCTTGTGGGTCTATCTCCGATACCTGCTCCAACTGGGCATAAATCTTCAAATGTGGATTATCTCAAAAGACCTAGCAGTCATGAAATGCAAAAAAGCGAGATGGCTATATGGGAGTATTTGGGGTTGTTGTTTAATAAACTAAAACAACTTATCTAA
- a CDS encoding ArsC/Spx/MgsR family protein, whose translation MQFTNYNITFYEKPGCAGNKKQKEMLGLNGISFHIKSIIDTHWTSDTLTPFFDGLDKSEIINQFAPQIKNNEININDYSKEELVDIMCQNPILIKRPLLQIGNHYICGFDIPKINALLGIEICEHISLSTCQKSDKCTV comes from the coding sequence ATGCAATTTACTAACTACAATATAACTTTTTATGAAAAACCAGGATGTGCAGGTAACAAAAAGCAAAAAGAGATGTTAGGACTCAATGGTATCTCGTTTCATATCAAAAGTATCATTGATACACATTGGACTTCTGATACTCTCACGCCATTTTTTGATGGGCTTGATAAAAGTGAGATTATCAATCAATTCGCCCCTCAAATCAAAAACAATGAAATAAATATAAATGATTATTCAAAAGAAGAGCTTGTAGATATAATGTGTCAAAATCCTATCCTTATCAAACGCCCATTGTTGCAAATAGGGAATCATTATATTTGTGGTTTTGATATTCCAAAAATCAATGCACTTCTTGGGATAGAAATCTGTGAGCATATATCTTTGTCCACATGCCAAAAAAGTGATAAATGCACAGTTTAA
- a CDS encoding FprA family A-type flavoprotein, whose protein sequence is MKPILVKKDLYFVGVFDPDIRTFDIIMKTANGSSYNAYLLKTDDGVVIFDGVKEEFGDEYFAKIESLCSYDEIKYIIVHHLEPDHSGTLPELTKRAKNAKLMMSPQANMMIKAVVHASEIYFETVWSGKSIQIGGKTIKFLSTPYLHWPETISSVLVEDKVLFSGDVFGSHYYDKKIFDDVVGDFDYAFKYYYDHIMRPFKRHVLNALKLYADENIELIAPLHGPIIRQNPLKYINLYKSWSEQKGIFGGKGDKKTISIFYLTSYKNTKDMAESIELGCESEPNVVVNVYDLASLEENNVLNLLEESDGILIGTPTINGDAPKPAWDALSCMMLLEKTGKTGGAFGSYGWSGEAPNMINDRMKALKFRVPLEPLKIKLIPTQDELDKAYEFGKEFAQIVNGKMVEMDM, encoded by the coding sequence ATGAAACCGATATTAGTTAAAAAAGATTTGTATTTTGTAGGTGTATTTGACCCTGATATTAGGACATTTGATATTATTATGAAGACTGCAAATGGGAGTAGTTACAACGCTTATTTACTCAAAACTGATGATGGGGTGGTGATATTTGATGGAGTCAAAGAGGAGTTTGGTGATGAGTATTTTGCCAAAATAGAGTCTCTTTGTAGCTATGATGAAATCAAATACATAATAGTTCACCACCTAGAACCAGACCACAGTGGTACATTGCCAGAGCTTACAAAAAGGGCTAAAAATGCCAAGCTTATGATGTCACCACAAGCAAATATGATGATAAAAGCAGTAGTTCACGCATCTGAAATCTATTTTGAGACAGTTTGGAGCGGAAAATCTATCCAAATAGGTGGCAAAACTATCAAATTTTTAAGCACTCCTTACCTTCACTGGCCAGAAACCATAAGTAGTGTTTTGGTGGAAGATAAAGTGCTTTTTAGCGGTGATGTTTTCGGAAGTCATTATTATGATAAGAAGATTTTTGATGATGTGGTAGGGGATTTTGACTATGCTTTTAAGTATTATTACGACCATATTATGAGACCTTTTAAAAGGCATGTTTTGAACGCTTTGAAGCTATATGCAGATGAAAATATAGAGCTAATAGCACCGCTTCACGGACCAATAATCAGACAAAACCCTCTCAAATACATCAACCTTTACAAATCATGGAGTGAACAAAAAGGGATATTTGGCGGTAAAGGTGACAAAAAAACCATATCTATTTTTTATCTCACAAGCTACAAAAACACAAAAGATATGGCTGAAAGTATAGAACTAGGATGCGAAAGTGAGCCAAATGTGGTAGTAAATGTATATGATTTGGCATCATTAGAAGAAAACAATGTACTAAATCTACTAGAAGAGAGTGACGGAATACTAATAGGCACACCCACAATCAACGGCGATGCACCAAAACCAGCATGGGATGCTTTGAGCTGTATGATGTTGCTTGAAAAAACAGGCAAAACAGGAGGGGCATTTGGCAGCTACGGATGGAGCGGTGAAGCACCAAATATGATAAACGACAGAATGAAAGCCTTGAAATTCCGTGTACCCCTAGAGCCTTTGAAAATCAAACTAATCCCAACACAAGATGAGCTAGATAAGGCTTATGAGTTCGGTAAAGAGTTTGCCCAGATTGTCAATGGTAAGATGGTTGAGATGGATATGTAG
- a CDS encoding 4Fe-4S dicluster domain-containing protein, whose product MAVRITDECISCDACLSECPVEAIVDNDTNPTEEDFYYVKPESCVECVGHADVPRCAEACPTEGAIVWDMPYTVEFNSYYLDGHESNKYKIRINKKKDVLMTPDQKEMPFKEDISMDLRKSGANVAV is encoded by the coding sequence ATGGCTGTAAGAATTACTGACGAGTGCATCAGCTGTGATGCGTGTCTAAGTGAATGTCCTGTTGAGGCTATTGTAGATAACGATACAAACCCAACTGAAGAAGATTTTTATTATGTAAAACCTGAAAGTTGTGTAGAGTGTGTAGGTCATGCGGATGTACCAAGATGTGCAGAAGCCTGTCCAACTGAAGGTGCTATTGTATGGGATATGCCTTATACTGTAGAGTTCAATAGCTACTATCTTGATGGTCACGAAAGCAACAAATACAAAATCAGAATCAATAAGAAAAAAGATGTTCTTATGACTCCTGATCAAAAAGAGATGCCTTTCAAAGAGGATATTTCTATGGATTTGAGAAAATCAGGGGCTAATGTAGCTGTATAA
- a CDS encoding toll/interleukin-1 receptor domain-containing protein, giving the protein MADNFEESLDKISNLDLDDFQKKVDSVRKIEVKAILKKLEDAGRTDNEIYKNLSVVKDIDFNEYQKALDSVKKMGIGLKKDKLIVNKQKNINSSKTIFISYSHEDSKYLKRLNVHLKPLERQGLVELWDDTRIKVGDKWEEEILKALNRSAIAILIISADFLASDFIIENELAPLLEKASSNGTQILPIILKKSRFEREKTLSQFQALNSPNAPILSMTEHEQEVLWDKLAERIEELVAN; this is encoded by the coding sequence ATGGCAGATAATTTTGAAGAAAGCTTAGATAAAATATCAAATTTAGATTTAGATGACTTCCAAAAAAAAGTTGATTCCGTAAGAAAAATAGAGGTAAAAGCAATTCTTAAAAAATTAGAGGATGCAGGGAGAACGGATAATGAAATTTATAAAAATTTATCTGTAGTAAAAGATATAGATTTTAATGAGTATCAAAAAGCTCTTGATTCAGTTAAAAAAATGGGAATAGGTTTAAAAAAAGACAAATTAATAGTTAATAAACAAAAGAACATAAATAGTAGTAAAACAATATTTATAAGTTATTCTCATGAAGATTCCAAATACTTAAAACGATTGAATGTTCATTTAAAACCTCTTGAAAGACAAGGACTTGTTGAATTATGGGATGATACAAGAATTAAGGTAGGCGATAAATGGGAAGAAGAAATATTAAAAGCATTGAATCGTTCAGCAATTGCAATATTAATTATTAGTGCAGATTTTCTTGCCTCAGATTTTATCATTGAAAATGAGTTAGCACCTTTATTAGAAAAAGCAAGTTCCAATGGAACACAAATTTTACCTATTATTCTGAAAAAATCAAGATTTGAACGAGAAAAAACTTTATCACAATTTCAAGCACTTAATAGTCCAAATGCACCTATTTTAAGTATGACTGAACATGAGCAAGAAGTATTATGGGATAAATTGGCTGAGAGAATCGAAGAATTAGTAGCTAACTAA
- a CDS encoding chemotaxis protein CheW, with protein MPNGVDTTELIENMKYINKFRSDLEELNKTWSQLTLLGQLGNTTTDMSRTQNSFNELTKELIAQLSSKTIKKTVNEMTSIAQVTVDIVIRNLFERTADIGFLSTDGEIISFLKNNSYDINAYQLLKLRFKEYTAKYSVYDDIILFDKEGKIVCRLSQDTCEYSNDEIVSMCKTTKDNFIETFKYHDFIPNKQNSLVYSYKVEDEDKSILGYLALSFKFENEMEMIFRNLSKPNSKAVIMLLDIDGKVIASSDSYHIPNGVYFNTDTNSEFKIISFAGRDYIAKTCKTNGYEGFYGLGWLGHIMIPLDSAFKSSSKEIQINKDILSIIMQNEYLFEKKLLAISDKADKIQEELNRTVWNGNINLSSTNTNNQASSFARSILKEIRFTGEKTKILFEQSIQNLNFTIIEALLDDVGFLATLSIYIMDRNLYERANDCRWWALNPRLKKALTYNENIEDLTDILEYINSLYTVYSNILVYDKNKTILAVSNKDNSLVGTKLSQEWADKTLSIKETSKYCVSDFEQSYLYDNSYSYIYNASILHDENDTVVGGIAIVFDSTTQFQAMLKDSLPKDIQDSQMFAMFVEKKNQKIISSTNSAFKIGSKLNIDNDFFELKNNQSMSKIVKIGDVYYIVGCCCSNGYREYKSKDDSYQNDILSFVFIYGGNSGQSILQSFNTNNQHYNYNDGESDYIDIATFYIGNKWIGVDTKDVVESIDIDSLQTPITMDSNHHFKGTILYKENIVSVLDITHFIKNSMFMKDTKDIIIIRYKNSSYDHTIGILADKLGEIISVPKSKISKLDDHLIGAGMLSQSIVIPPKDIKEEQLLTILNIEKISKL; from the coding sequence ATGCCCAATGGAGTTGATACAACAGAACTTATTGAAAATATGAAATATATCAATAAGTTTAGGTCTGATTTAGAAGAACTGAACAAAACATGGTCTCAACTTACACTTCTTGGACAACTAGGCAATACTACAACTGATATGAGTAGAACTCAAAATAGCTTCAATGAACTAACAAAAGAACTTATAGCACAACTATCATCTAAAACCATCAAAAAAACAGTCAATGAAATGACTTCTATCGCTCAAGTTACAGTTGATATTGTTATAAGAAATTTATTTGAAAGAACTGCCGATATAGGCTTTTTATCAACAGATGGTGAGATTATTAGCTTTTTAAAAAATAATAGTTATGATATAAATGCATACCAACTACTCAAACTTCGATTTAAAGAATATACGGCGAAATACTCTGTTTATGATGATATTATTTTATTTGATAAAGAGGGCAAAATAGTTTGTAGACTTAGTCAAGATACCTGTGAATACAGCAATGATGAAATAGTAAGTATGTGCAAAACAACAAAAGATAACTTTATAGAAACTTTCAAATATCACGACTTTATCCCAAACAAACAAAACTCCCTTGTTTATAGCTATAAAGTAGAAGATGAAGATAAATCAATTTTGGGATATTTAGCACTTAGTTTCAAGTTTGAAAATGAAATGGAGATGATTTTTAGGAATCTATCAAAGCCAAATTCAAAGGCTGTTATTATGCTCCTTGATATAGATGGCAAGGTGATAGCATCAAGTGATTCATACCATATCCCAAACGGAGTTTATTTTAATACCGATACAAACAGTGAATTTAAAATTATATCTTTTGCAGGAAGGGATTATATAGCAAAAACTTGTAAAACAAACGGCTATGAGGGATTTTATGGATTAGGATGGCTTGGGCATATTATGATTCCACTTGATAGTGCTTTTAAAAGTTCTTCAAAAGAAATACAAATTAATAAAGATATACTATCAATCATAATGCAAAATGAGTATTTATTTGAAAAAAAGCTACTTGCCATATCTGATAAAGCCGATAAAATACAAGAAGAATTAAATAGAACAGTATGGAATGGAAATATCAACTTATCTTCTACAAATACAAACAATCAAGCATCATCATTTGCTAGATCAATCCTAAAAGAGATAAGATTTACAGGCGAAAAAACAAAAATTTTATTTGAACAATCTATCCAAAATCTAAACTTTACTATCATAGAAGCATTGCTTGATGATGTGGGATTTTTGGCAACTCTTAGTATTTATATAATGGATAGAAACCTTTATGAAAGAGCCAATGACTGTAGATGGTGGGCATTGAATCCAAGACTAAAAAAAGCACTCACTTACAATGAAAACATAGAAGATTTAACAGATATTTTGGAATACATCAACTCACTTTATACTGTATATTCAAACATATTAGTTTATGATAAAAACAAAACTATACTAGCTGTATCCAACAAAGACAATTCACTCGTAGGAACAAAATTATCACAAGAGTGGGCGGATAAGACTTTATCAATCAAAGAAACATCCAAATACTGTGTAAGTGATTTTGAACAAAGTTATCTGTATGATAACTCTTACTCTTATATCTACAACGCTTCAATTCTTCACGATGAAAATGATACAGTCGTGGGTGGTATTGCTATTGTTTTTGATTCTACTACACAATTTCAAGCAATGCTAAAAGACTCACTACCAAAAGACATTCAAGACTCACAAATGTTTGCTATGTTTGTAGAAAAGAAAAATCAAAAAATTATATCATCCACAAATAGTGCTTTTAAGATAGGTTCAAAGCTAAATATCGATAATGACTTTTTTGAACTCAAAAATAACCAATCAATGTCAAAAATAGTAAAAATCGGTGATGTGTACTATATTGTAGGGTGTTGCTGTTCTAATGGATATCGTGAATATAAAAGCAAAGACGATAGCTATCAAAACGATATATTATCTTTTGTTTTTATATATGGTGGCAATAGTGGGCAAAGCATATTACAATCTTTCAACACGAACAATCAACATTATAATTATAATGACGGTGAGTCTGATTATATAGATATAGCTACATTTTATATAGGCAATAAATGGATAGGCGTAGATACCAAAGATGTGGTAGAATCTATTGACATAGACTCATTGCAAACTCCTATCACTATGGATTCAAATCATCATTTTAAAGGGACTATTTTATACAAAGAAAATATTGTAAGTGTCCTTGATATTACACATTTTATCAAAAATAGTATGTTTATGAAAGATACCAAAGATATTATTATCATAAGATACAAAAACTCTTCATACGACCATACTATAGGGATACTAGCAGATAAACTAGGAGAGATTATATCTGTACCAAAAAGCAAAATATCAAAACTTGATGACCACTTAATAGGTGCAGGTATGCTATCACAAAGTATAGTCATACCACCAAAAGATATAAAAGAAGAGCAGTTATTGACTATTTTGAATATAGAAAAGATTTCTAAGTTATAA